The Amycolatopsis tolypomycina region GTCGTCGGCCGAGGTGGTGCCGGACGCCGTGCGCGAGGTGCTGCGCGCACTCGATCCGCTGCCCGCCACGGTCGTCAACGGCCGGTACGACGTGCTGGCGTCGAACGCGGCGCAGGAGGAGCTGTTCTGGGAGTGGCACAGCCTGCCGTGCCTGCACAAGAACCTGCTGTGGTGCTGCGTGACCGAGCCGCACGCGCGGCGGTTCCTGCTGAACTACGACGAGGAGGTGCCGCACATGGTCGCCCGGATGCGTGCCGAGTACGGCAGGCACGTCGGCGATCCGGCCTGGGAAGAGGACATCCGGCGGCTGTCCGCGCTGAGTGCGGAGTTCGCCGGGCTGTGGGCCCGGCAGGAGGTGGCCGAACCGCGGCCGCGGCTGCGGCACCTGCAGCACCCGCAGGCCGGGCGGCTGGCCCTGCGGCTCACCGAGCTGGCCATCTCGGAGGCACCGGGCCTGCGGATCCAGGTGTCCACTCCGGACGACGCGGCAACGTGGGCGTTGCTGCCGCGCACCAGGCGGCCGTCATGACGTCACTGGATCTGAGCGATCAGGGCCTGACGTCGGTGCCTTCCCTGCCGGGTTACCTCACGCGGCTCGACCTGTACAAGAACTCGATCTCGGAGGTGCCGGGGTCGCTGTGGTCGCTGACCGGGTTGCGCGTGCTGAACCTCGCGGCGAACCGGATTTCCTCGTTGCCGCCGGGTATCTCGGCGCTGACGTCGTTGCACACGCTGGACCTGGCGCACAACCGGTTCGAGTCCCTGCCGGACGAGCTGGGCGAGCTGGCCGGGCTCACCGAGTACCTGTACGTCAGCGACAACCGGCTCACGAAGTTCCCGGCGGCCTGGTGCCGGCTGGGCAAGCTGCGGTACCTGGGGTGCACGGACAACCGGCTCACTTCGCTGCCGTCGGACCTGTCGGGGTTCGCTTCCCTGCGCGAACTGCGGCTGTACCGCAACGAGCTGACCGCGCTGCCCGAGTCGATCGGCGCGCTGGGTGCGTTGCGAGAGCTGCACTTGCGCGGCAACCGGCTCACTTCGCTGCCGTCGTCGATCGGGTCGCTGGGTGAGCTGCGTCAGCTGGACCTGCGGGAGAACGCCTTGACGACGTTGCCGGCGTCGCTCGCCGGTCTGTCCAAACTGGACAAACTGGATCTGCGGTGGAACAAGCAGCTGCGGGAGCCGGCGTGGCTGCGCGACTTCGAGGAGGCGGGGTGCATGGTCCTTCGCTGACAACTCAACAGAGAACGGTCGGACGCGGACCGTAGGTCGTCGTCTGCGACGTCCGGCGGACTTCTGCGCCGGAGGCGAGGTCGTAGAGCACGCGCGTGTCGGTGACGCTGAAGCCGGGTGAACCGATCGACGGCTGGCACGGCTCGGTTCCGCTGGGGCCGAACTGGATCGGCGGCGGGATTCCGGGTGTCCGGGGTCCGGTCTGGCCTTCGACGCGGAAGTGCCGGGTGCCCCAGATCCGGACCGTCACGGAGTCGCCGGAGACCGTGGCCTGGATGGCGATGCCGGTGGGCGCGTCGTTGGTCAGCTTGAGCTCGACGGGGTTGCCGCCGGCGTCGATGGCCTTGGCGTCGCGGCCGGCGGGGTAGCGGTCGAGGTAGTGGTCGTGTGGCAGGTGGCCGGCGTCTGACAGGCCGGCGAGGTAGGCGGCGTTGTACAAAGTGGACGCCAGCTGGGAGACGCCGCCGCCGACCACGGTCAGGCCGGTGCCGTCCTCGTCGACCGGGGCGGGCACGTAGCCGTTGCCGGCGGTGCGCGGGCCGGAGCGGGCACCGAGGCTGAAGGTCTCGCCGGGCTTGACGATCGCGCCGTTCACGCTGGCGGCGAGCGTCTGGTTGTTCGTCGCGGCCGGGCCGGCCAGACCGCCGGTGGTGAACTCGCCGACGACCTCCTTGATGCCGAGCGCGCTGGCGGCGTCGGTGGTCACGCTGGGTGTCGACGCGCTGTAGACCACGGGGAGATCCCGCCCGTCGGTCTTCTTGAGCACGTCGATCAGGGGGAGGAAGGTCTTCTCCCAGTCCACCTTGCGGGCGTCTTCGGAGGGCTCGACCGTCGGCTGGTCGCCGGTGAAGACGATCTGGGCGTCCTTGCCCTCGGTCTCGGTGCCCGCGAGCTCGTCCTTGAGGGCGGCCTGCAGCTTGCCCTGGTCGACACGGACCTCGACGGCCCCGCCCTCGACGACGGCGAACTGGAAGGAGGAGGCGATCGCCGCGGGCTTCAGCGGCACGTCCTTGCCTTCACCGTGCACGATGACGGGCTTCGCCACGGCGGGCACGACGATCTGCCGGTAGGCGGCCTGCACCCCGGCGGCGGTCGCCCGCACGGGCGTGATCGCCATGGCCAGCTTGACCCCGCCGGGGTCGAGCCAGTGGTCGGTGAGGGTGTGGACGGCGCCGGCCACGTCGAGCAGCTGCTGGCCCTGCCGCGGCAGGATCGGGAAGGCGGTGACACCGCCGTCGCTGCCGGGCAAGGGGCTGAACCCGACCGAGCCTTCGGTGGCGGGGTGGTTCAGCTTGCCCGCGGCGAGCTCGCGCACGGCCTCGTCGAGCCGGTTCTGGTCGGTGCGCGTGGCCACCCCGACCTCCCGGCTGCTGAAGAAGGACATGATCCGCGTGATCGGACTGAGCGGCTGGTGCCCGGCGAGCCCGAGGGTGTTCGGCCAGTCGAGCCCCAGCCCCGACCGCGACGGCACGAGTTCGGCCTGGACATCCCCACCGTGGATGGCAACGGGCCGGATCAGCCGCGGTTCGAGCTCTTTCCGCAGCTTCGCTTCGGCCTCGGCATGACTGAGCCCCCCGACCTCGACCCCGGCAACGGTCACCCCCCGCGGCACATCCCCGGCACTGACAAGGAGATCGACGACATAGAGGATGACAAAGAGCCCCAGCGCAAGCCCGACGGCCATCATGGCCCGAGCAAGCCCCTGACGCAGCTTCCGCGCAGGAGTCTCCGGAGCAGGCGGCGGCGCGGGATTTTCGAGCAGCTCACCGAGCAGATCATCGGAGAACAGATCGGTGGCGGCGTTGTCGGGGGCAGGAGCAGGAACAACGGGCGGCCACTCGGCAACAGCGGGCGAGGCAACAACGGCGGTGGGCGCCTCACCGACGGCGGGCCAGGCGGGAGCACCGGCGTGCACGGGCTCGGCGACCTCGGCAGCCGGCGCAGGCACCTCGTCCGCTGCCGGCGGCTCGTCCGCTGTCGGCGGCTCGTCCGCTGTCGGCGGCTCGTCCGCGGCCGGCAGCTCAGCCGGCGCAGGCACCTCGTCCGCTGCCGGCACCTCGTCCGCTGCCGGCGGCTCAGCCGCTGCCGGCGGCTCAGCCGCTGCCGGCGGCTCAGCCGCTGCCGGCGGCTCAGCCGCTGCCGGCGGCTCAGCCGCTGCCGGCAGCTCAGCCGCGGCCGGCAGTTCAGCCGCAGGCGCAGCCACCGACTCGGCCTCGGCCGGCGCAGGCCGCTCAGGCGCCTCCGAGCTCCCCGCCTCAGCCACCGCCCCCGGCTCGGCCGCCACAGCTTCACCAGGCGTCTCAGCCGTCGCCCCCGCGGTGGCGGGCTTGCCCTCGCGTCCCTCTTCGTCTGCCACGCGCCTGCCTTTCGCGGGACCCGACCTACAGGTAAAGCCCCGTCCCGTGCTCGGTCCGCTCGGTCGCCACCGCGTGGATGTCGCGTTCGCGCATCACCAGGTGCCCCTCGCCCTGGATCTCGACCTCGAGCTGGTCCTCGGGGTTGAAGAGCACGCGGTCCCCGGTCTTGACGTTTCGCACACTGTTGCCCACGCCCAGTACATCACCCCACGCGAGCCGCCGCGCGACCTGCGCCGTTGCGGGGATCACGATGCCGCCGCTGCTGCGGCGCTCTCCCTCTTCCGGCGACAGCCGCACGAGTACCCGGTCGTGCAGCATCTGGATTTCGAGTTTCGGCCCGTCAGACACGGCCTGCATGTTACCCGCCGGTCCGCGGCTCACCGGCCATGACCAGGGTCAATTCGCTCGTGCCGCCGTCCTCGATCCGGATCGGGACGCCCCAGTCCTGCCGGGTGATCCGGCACGCCGGGTGCTCGCCGCCGTCATCGCAGCTCGCGGCCTGCGCCACCACCTGCAGCACGCCCTCCGTGACGCCCTCGGCGAGACGGATCTTGCGGTTCAGGTCCGTGCCGGTCCCGCCGCCGTCGGCCAGCAGGGACGGCGGTGACGCGCTGATCTCGAGCCGCGTCGACGGGCCGAAGCGGTCGTCGAGCTTCTCGCCGGGTGGGGCCGTGAACAGCACCGAAAAGTCGATCTCGCCCGGCGCGAGCACCGTCGGCGGGCGGCGCACGGCGTGCGCGTCGCCGGTGACGACCGTCGGCCCAGAGGACGAGTCGACCGGGGCGATCCGGTTGCCCGCCGACTCGACGACCAGCAGCTCGCCGTCGTGCAGCAGCAGCCCCTGCGGCTCGGCGAGCCCGGTGGCGATCGTGGTCACCTCGCGGGTGAAGACGTCGAAGCTGCGGACCGCGCCGTTGTAGGTGTCGGCGATCGCGATCTTGTCGCCGGGCAGCGCGGCGAGGCCCAGCGGGTGCTGGAGCAGCGCCTCGTCGGCCGGGCCGTCGGTGTGGCCGAAGGAGAACAGGTCGACGCCGATCGCGGTGTGCACGGTGAACGACTCGCCGTCGGGCTCGATCCAGCGCAGCGCCGACGTCTCCGCGTCGACGAGCCACAGCTTGTCGCCGTCGACGGCCAGGCCGGACGTCTGCGCGAAGAACGCTTCGCCGGCGTCGCCGTCGCGAAGGCCTTCGACGGTCGTCCCGGCGAAGCGGCGGATCGTGCCGCCGACCGGGTCGAACACGCTCAGCGTGTGGTTGCCCGCCATGGCGACGACGACCCCACCGGCCGGGCCCCACCAGGCGACGTCCCACGGGCTGGTGAGGTCGACCGCGACGCCCTTGCCCGAGTCCGGGCCGCTGCGCCACTGCGCGCCGGTGCCGGCGACCGTCGTCACCTCGCCGATGATCAGGTCCAGGCCGCGCAGCCGGTGCCCGGCCGTGTCGGCGACGACGGCGTGGTAGCCGACGCGCTCGGCGATGTCGTACGGCAGCAGCGCGATGCCCGACGGCTCGGCGAAGGTGGCGATGTCGAACGGCCCGTCCTGGCCGCCGCGGGCGCCGCTGCCGAAGCGGCGGATGACGGTCTCGCCGTCCGAAGCGAACTCGACGATCGCGTGGTGTCCGGTGTCGGCGACCAGGACGCGTCCCTCGGCGGTGGCGACGGCCTTGCTCGGGAACCGCAGCTCGCCGGGCTGCTCCTCGACCGGCACGTACGGGCTGCCGCCGCGACGCAGCGTGCCCTTGGCTTCGTGCTTCGTCACGAGGTCCGCGATGACGCGGCGAAGCGCCTCTTCGTGCCCTTCGCCCGCGGCGACGTGCACGACGTACCCCTCGGGGTCGACGACGACGAGCGTCGGCCACGCGCGGACCGCGTACTGCGACCACAGCTCCATCTTCGGGTCGTTGACCACGGGGTGGTGCACGTCGTAACGGCGGACGGCGGCTTCGATCGAGGCGCGCTCGCCCTCGTGCAGGAACTTCGGCGAGTGGACGCCGATGGTGACCAGCACGTCGGCGAACTCGGCTTCGAGCGGACGCAGCTCGTCGAGCACGTGCAGGCAGTTGATGCAGCCGCTGGTCCAGAAGTCCAGCAGCACGATGCGCCCGCGCAGCTCGGCGAGGGTCAGGGGGCGGTCGCCGGTGTTCAGCCAGACGTCGCCGCGCAGCTCGGGGGCACGCACGCGGCTCTGCGGTCGTGGAGAAGTCACGGCATGAGTGAACTACACACGCTCACGCTCTGTTCCGCGGTCCGCCCCGATGAGAGAACAAACTCACCCGGCCGTGGGTCCCCAGGTCGGCGCGAAAAAGGACGCGCGAGCGGGTGAGCCGCCGCTTAGGCTCGGGTCATGACCCCAGTCCAGCCGGCCGGCGCCCTCACTCCGGAGGAGGCGCGGCACCTGCAGGAGAACCTCCGGGAACCCGTGCGTCCCGGGCTGAGCGAAACCGAGCTCGACGACGTCGAGCGCCGGTTCGGCTTCCGCTTCGCCGCGGACCACCGGACGTTCCTGTCCGCCGGCGTCCCGATCGGCGACCGCTGGCCCGACTGGCGCTGCGGCAACGCCGAGCAACTGCGCAAACGTTTGGCATGGCCGGTCGACGGCGTGCTGTACGACGTCGAGCACAACGGCTTCTGGTTGCCGGACTGGGGCACGCGCCCGGTCGGCCCGGAGGACGCCGTCCGCGAGGCCCGCCGCCGGCTGGCCGACGTGCCGCAGCTGGTGCCGGTGTGCGGGCACCGGTACCTGCCCGGCCTGCCGGGCACGGTGGGCTACCCGGTGCTGTCGGTGTACCAGACGGACATCATCGTCTACGGCAGTGACCTGCGCGATTACCTGCACCGCGAGTTCGCGACGGGCGGCATCAGCACGGCCCCACCGGACGGCCCCCGCTACATACCGTTCTGGTCCCGCTTCATCGACTAGCCGCCGTTCCCACATGCGTCATGAACGAGTCGTTCATGACGTCTGAGGTCATGAACGACTCGTTCATGACGTCGGCGACCGCCCGGCTCAGTTGTCCCGGCGCAGCATGCGGCTCACACCCGCCGCCACGGTGGTCGCCAATATCC contains the following coding sequences:
- a CDS encoding helix-turn-helix transcriptional regulator, coding for MTSTQVHTSRREELGQFLKACRARIGPEEVGLPPGVRRRTSGLRREEVALLAGVGVTWYTWLEQGRPINASAHVLDAVARTLRMDHPEREHLYRLAELTPSRLPSSAEVVPDAVREVLRALDPLPATVVNGRYDVLASNAAQEELFWEWHSLPCLHKNLLWCCVTEPHARRFLLNYDEEVPHMVARMRAEYGRHVGDPAWEEDIRRLSALSAEFAGLWARQEVAEPRPRLRHLQHPQAGRLALRLTELAISEAPGLRIQVSTPDDAATWALLPRTRRPS
- a CDS encoding leucine-rich repeat domain-containing protein is translated as MTSLDLSDQGLTSVPSLPGYLTRLDLYKNSISEVPGSLWSLTGLRVLNLAANRISSLPPGISALTSLHTLDLAHNRFESLPDELGELAGLTEYLYVSDNRLTKFPAAWCRLGKLRYLGCTDNRLTSLPSDLSGFASLRELRLYRNELTALPESIGALGALRELHLRGNRLTSLPSSIGSLGELRQLDLRENALTTLPASLAGLSKLDKLDLRWNKQLREPAWLRDFEEAGCMVLR
- a CDS encoding GroES family chaperonin; the protein is MQAVSDGPKLEIQMLHDRVLVRLSPEEGERRSSGGIVIPATAQVARRLAWGDVLGVGNSVRNVKTGDRVLFNPEDQLEVEIQGEGHLVMRERDIHAVATERTEHGTGLYL
- a CDS encoding VanW family protein, yielding MPAAAEPPAAAEPPAAAEPPAAAEPPAAAEPPAADEVPAADEVPAPAELPAADEPPTADEPPTADEPPAADEVPAPAAEVAEPVHAGAPAWPAVGEAPTAVVASPAVAEWPPVVPAPAPDNAATDLFSDDLLGELLENPAPPPAPETPARKLRQGLARAMMAVGLALGLFVILYVVDLLVSAGDVPRGVTVAGVEVGGLSHAEAEAKLRKELEPRLIRPVAIHGGDVQAELVPSRSGLGLDWPNTLGLAGHQPLSPITRIMSFFSSREVGVATRTDQNRLDEAVRELAAGKLNHPATEGSVGFSPLPGSDGGVTAFPILPRQGQQLLDVAGAVHTLTDHWLDPGGVKLAMAITPVRATAAGVQAAYRQIVVPAVAKPVIVHGEGKDVPLKPAAIASSFQFAVVEGGAVEVRVDQGKLQAALKDELAGTETEGKDAQIVFTGDQPTVEPSEDARKVDWEKTFLPLIDVLKKTDGRDLPVVYSASTPSVTTDAASALGIKEVVGEFTTGGLAGPAATNNQTLAASVNGAIVKPGETFSLGARSGPRTAGNGYVPAPVDEDGTGLTVVGGGVSQLASTLYNAAYLAGLSDAGHLPHDHYLDRYPAGRDAKAIDAGGNPVELKLTNDAPTGIAIQATVSGDSVTVRIWGTRHFRVEGQTGPRTPGIPPPIQFGPSGTEPCQPSIGSPGFSVTDTRVLYDLASGAEVRRTSQTTTYGPRPTVLC
- a CDS encoding NHL domain-containing thioredoxin family protein, giving the protein MRAPELRGDVWLNTGDRPLTLAELRGRIVLLDFWTSGCINCLHVLDELRPLEAEFADVLVTIGVHSPKFLHEGERASIEAAVRRYDVHHPVVNDPKMELWSQYAVRAWPTLVVVDPEGYVVHVAAGEGHEEALRRVIADLVTKHEAKGTLRRGGSPYVPVEEQPGELRFPSKAVATAEGRVLVADTGHHAIVEFASDGETVIRRFGSGARGGQDGPFDIATFAEPSGIALLPYDIAERVGYHAVVADTAGHRLRGLDLIIGEVTTVAGTGAQWRSGPDSGKGVAVDLTSPWDVAWWGPAGGVVVAMAGNHTLSVFDPVGGTIRRFAGTTVEGLRDGDAGEAFFAQTSGLAVDGDKLWLVDAETSALRWIEPDGESFTVHTAIGVDLFSFGHTDGPADEALLQHPLGLAALPGDKIAIADTYNGAVRSFDVFTREVTTIATGLAEPQGLLLHDGELLVVESAGNRIAPVDSSSGPTVVTGDAHAVRRPPTVLAPGEIDFSVLFTAPPGEKLDDRFGPSTRLEISASPPSLLADGGGTGTDLNRKIRLAEGVTEGVLQVVAQAASCDDGGEHPACRITRQDWGVPIRIEDGGTSELTLVMAGEPRTGG